From one Halothece sp. PCC 7418 genomic stretch:
- the thrS gene encoding threonine--tRNA ligase: MSSVESPVSLEQSEPIKLPKTSESDQLKRIRHTASHVMAMAVQRLFPDAQVTIGPWTENGFYYDFDKPEPFTEQDLKAIKKEMVKIIKKKLPVIREEVSREEAQKRIEQLQEPYKLEILSDIEGAPISIYHLGDQWWDLCAGPHVETTGEINPKAIDIESVAGAYWRGDENNPQLQRIYGTAWETPEQLAEYKRRKEEALRRDHRRLGKELGLFLFNDTVGPGLPLWTPKGTMLRTLLEDFLKQEQLKRGYSPVVTPHIARVDLFKTSGHWQNYHEDMFPLMAENEQAAAEEQGFVLKPMNCPFHIQIYKNDLHSYRDLPIRLAEFGTVYRYEQSGELGGLTRVRGFTVDDSHLFVTPEQLDNEFLEVVDLILSVFNRLHLKNFKARLSFRDPESDKYIGSDEAWNKAEKAIRRAVEKLGMDYFEGIGEAAFYGPKLDFIFQDVLEREWQLGTVQVDYNLPERFDLTYMAEDGTRKRPVMIHRAPFGSVERLIGILIEQYAGDFPLWLAPEQVRLLPVSQEQYEFVQQVATQMQQAGIRAQADLSGERLGKLIRNAEKQKVPVMAVVGAKEVEGNSLSVRTRASGELGGMDVAEVTAKLQSAIASYEDF, from the coding sequence ATGTCTAGTGTAGAATCTCCTGTAAGCCTGGAACAATCTGAACCCATTAAACTGCCAAAAACGAGCGAGTCAGACCAACTGAAGCGGATTCGCCACACAGCTTCTCACGTGATGGCGATGGCGGTGCAACGGCTGTTTCCGGATGCACAAGTGACCATTGGTCCTTGGACGGAGAATGGATTCTACTATGACTTTGATAAACCCGAACCCTTTACCGAACAAGACTTAAAAGCCATCAAAAAAGAGATGGTGAAAATCATCAAAAAGAAATTACCTGTGATTCGGGAAGAAGTCAGTCGTGAAGAAGCCCAAAAACGGATTGAACAATTGCAAGAACCCTACAAACTGGAAATTCTCAGTGATATTGAAGGTGCTCCGATCAGTATCTATCACTTAGGAGACCAATGGTGGGATTTGTGCGCGGGACCTCACGTGGAAACCACAGGGGAGATTAATCCGAAAGCGATTGATATTGAAAGTGTCGCTGGGGCGTATTGGCGTGGAGATGAAAATAATCCCCAACTGCAACGGATTTATGGCACCGCTTGGGAAACCCCAGAACAGCTTGCTGAATATAAACGACGGAAAGAAGAAGCCCTGAGACGGGATCATCGTCGTCTGGGGAAAGAACTGGGACTGTTTTTATTTAATGATACCGTGGGTCCAGGTTTACCGTTATGGACTCCGAAAGGAACCATGTTACGGACGCTGTTAGAGGACTTTCTGAAGCAAGAACAACTCAAACGCGGTTATTCTCCTGTTGTGACTCCCCATATTGCCAGAGTGGATTTATTCAAAACTTCGGGACACTGGCAAAATTATCATGAGGATATGTTTCCGTTAATGGCGGAAAACGAACAAGCAGCAGCAGAGGAACAAGGGTTTGTTCTCAAACCCATGAATTGTCCGTTTCATATTCAAATCTATAAAAACGACCTCCATTCCTATCGCGATCTTCCCATTCGTCTGGCTGAGTTTGGAACGGTTTATCGTTACGAACAATCTGGAGAGTTAGGCGGATTAACTCGTGTCCGAGGCTTTACGGTTGATGACTCGCATTTGTTTGTAACCCCAGAACAACTTGATAATGAGTTTCTTGAGGTGGTGGATTTAATTCTCTCTGTATTTAATCGTCTCCATTTAAAGAATTTCAAGGCGCGATTAAGTTTCCGCGATCCCGAATCGGACAAATATATTGGTTCAGATGAAGCCTGGAATAAGGCAGAAAAGGCCATTCGCCGTGCGGTTGAAAAATTAGGAATGGACTATTTTGAAGGCATTGGGGAAGCAGCGTTTTATGGTCCGAAACTGGATTTTATTTTCCAAGATGTTCTGGAACGGGAATGGCAACTGGGAACGGTACAAGTGGATTATAACCTCCCTGAACGCTTCGATTTGACCTATATGGCAGAAGATGGGACAAGAAAGCGTCCTGTTATGATTCATCGCGCCCCCTTTGGTTCCGTGGAACGCTTGATTGGGATTTTAATCGAACAGTATGCGGGTGATTTCCCGTTGTGGTTAGCCCCCGAACAAGTGCGGTTATTACCAGTTAGTCAGGAACAGTATGAGTTTGTGCAACAAGTCGCAACGCAAATGCAGCAAGCTGGCATTCGAGCCCAAGCGGATCTCAGTGGAGAACGCTTAGGAAAGTTAATCCGCAATGCTGAGAAGCAAAAAGTTCCTGTGATGGCGGTTGTCGGTGCGAAAGAAGTAGAAGGAAATAGTTTGAGTGTCCGCACTCGGGCTTCTGGTGAGTTAGGAGGTATGGACGTTGCAGAAGTGACCGCGAAACTACAAAGCGCGATCGCGTCTTATGAAGATTTCTAG
- a CDS encoding photosystem II manganese-stabilizing polypeptide produces the protein MRYRSIIATVLALCLGLLTACAEEPSEYVDKSQLTYDQVLGTGLANKCPRLASSRRGTIEVSTDTTYKIKDMCLQPTEFYVKEEPENKRREAEFVPGKLLTRSTSSLDQIIANLKFTEDGQFLFQEIDGIDFQPITVQLPGGEQIPFLFTVKGLTAQTERGLENINTSTDFEGDFKVPSYRGALFLDPKGRGVASGYDNAIALPAQADDEDYERANKKSVSRFSEEKGHISLQIEKVDEVTGEIAGTFESEQPSDTDLGAQEPEDVKIRGIFYGRVETTTS, from the coding sequence ATGAGATATCGTTCAATTATTGCCACTGTCCTGGCGCTGTGTTTAGGTTTATTAACGGCTTGCGCGGAAGAGCCGAGCGAATATGTTGATAAAAGCCAACTGACTTATGATCAGGTTTTAGGAACGGGATTAGCAAATAAATGTCCTCGCCTTGCTTCCAGCAGACGCGGGACGATTGAGGTCAGTACAGATACGACCTATAAAATTAAAGATATGTGTCTGCAACCGACAGAGTTTTATGTCAAAGAAGAACCCGAAAATAAACGTCGTGAAGCAGAATTTGTTCCTGGGAAATTGCTCACTCGTTCAACATCAAGTTTGGATCAAATTATTGCCAATTTGAAGTTTACTGAAGACGGACAATTTTTGTTCCAAGAAATTGACGGGATTGATTTTCAACCAATTACAGTACAACTTCCTGGGGGTGAACAGATTCCTTTCTTGTTCACAGTGAAAGGATTAACCGCTCAAACTGAACGCGGTCTAGAAAATATCAATACCTCTACTGATTTTGAGGGTGACTTTAAAGTTCCTTCTTATCGCGGTGCGCTGTTCCTTGATCCAAAAGGACGGGGGGTTGCAAGCGGTTATGACAACGCGATCGCGCTTCCCGCCCAAGCGGATGATGAAGACTATGAAAGAGCGAATAAGAAAAGCGTGAGTCGCTTCTCAGAAGAAAAAGGTCACATTTCTTTACAAATCGAAAAAGTAGATGAAGTCACAGGTGAAATCGCAGGAACGTTTGAAAGTGAGCAGCCCTCAGATACTGATTTAGGGGCGCAAGAACCGGAAGACGTTAAAATTCGCGGTATCTTCTACGGACGGGTGGAAACAACCACCAGCTAG
- a CDS encoding phosphoglucomutase/phosphomannomutase family protein — protein MPFTPAPIQFGTDGWRGVIAADFTFARVCHLAPIAAQVLSESYSHLAENRLVIVGYDRRFLAEQFAQAAAEAVQAAGFDVYLANTYAPTPALSWAVKANSALGALVLTASHNPAEYLGLKVKGAFGGSVTRELTAKIESRLLSSETPSTETQGELERFNPWDSYAQVLASKVDLDRIQDAIKQGKLGIFADVMHGAAAGGLSRFLGEGVIEINGDRDPLFGGNPPEPLPAYIPDLFRAINQAKQRNQYPLRVGLVFDGDSDRVAAVDGEGNFLSSQVLIPILIQHLVQHHGFSGEVVKTVSGSDLIPLIAQQYQQPLYETPIGYKYIAERMLETPVLVGGEESGGIGYGTHIPERDALLSALYAIEAVVVAEKDLGRLYQDLQAQVRFSSAYDRIDLPLANEEAKQRVQTMLDADPPNQIAERTVTSCQTVDGYKFRLEDNSWLLVRFSGTEPLLRLYCEATDQPSVRTILNWAKQWASSL, from the coding sequence ATGCCGTTTACCCCTGCTCCGATTCAATTTGGTACTGATGGCTGGCGCGGTGTCATTGCTGCCGATTTCACTTTTGCCAGAGTTTGCCACTTAGCCCCGATTGCAGCGCAAGTCTTATCAGAATCTTACAGTCACTTAGCAGAAAATCGCCTAGTCATTGTTGGGTATGATCGCCGTTTCCTCGCGGAACAGTTTGCTCAAGCTGCGGCAGAAGCGGTGCAAGCTGCGGGATTTGATGTCTATCTTGCCAACACCTATGCCCCAACTCCTGCTCTGAGTTGGGCGGTGAAAGCCAATTCAGCACTGGGGGCGTTAGTCTTAACTGCGAGCCATAATCCTGCTGAATATTTAGGATTGAAGGTAAAGGGAGCTTTTGGCGGATCGGTGACGCGGGAATTAACAGCGAAAATTGAATCTCGTTTGCTCTCTTCAGAAACCCCGAGCACAGAAACCCAAGGCGAGTTAGAAAGGTTTAACCCTTGGGATAGTTATGCTCAAGTTCTCGCTTCCAAGGTGGATCTTGATCGCATTCAAGATGCAATCAAACAAGGGAAATTGGGGATTTTTGCGGATGTGATGCACGGTGCAGCAGCAGGAGGGTTATCTCGTTTTCTGGGAGAAGGTGTCATAGAAATTAACGGAGATCGTGATCCGTTGTTTGGAGGTAATCCCCCAGAACCGCTTCCCGCTTATATTCCAGACTTATTCCGAGCAATTAATCAGGCCAAACAACGTAATCAATATCCGCTACGAGTAGGATTAGTTTTTGATGGCGACAGCGATCGCGTTGCTGCTGTTGATGGGGAAGGAAACTTTTTAAGCTCTCAAGTGCTGATCCCGATTTTAATTCAGCATCTGGTGCAGCATCATGGCTTTAGTGGAGAAGTCGTCAAAACGGTTAGTGGCTCGGATTTAATTCCCCTCATTGCTCAACAGTATCAACAACCGCTCTACGAAACCCCCATTGGCTATAAATATATTGCGGAACGGATGTTAGAAACCCCTGTGCTAGTGGGAGGAGAAGAGTCTGGAGGCATTGGTTACGGAACGCATATTCCAGAGCGAGATGCCCTTTTATCAGCATTGTACGCGATCGAAGCGGTTGTGGTTGCGGAAAAAGATTTAGGAAGGCTTTATCAAGATCTACAAGCCCAAGTGAGATTCTCTTCTGCTTATGATCGCATTGATTTGCCCCTAGCCAACGAAGAAGCCAAACAACGAGTACAAACAATGCTCGACGCTGATCCCCCCAATCAAATTGCAGAACGAACCGTAACAAGCTGTCAAACCGTTGATGGTTATAAATTCCGTCTCGAAGATAACAGTTGGTTATTAGTGCGCTTTAGTGGTACAGAACCCCTGCTCAGACTTTACTGTGAAGCAACCGATCAGCCAAGTGTGCGCACCATCTTAAATTGGGCAAAACAATGGGCAAGTTCGCTTTAA
- the ebsA gene encoding type IV pilus biogenesis protein EbsA, which yields MSIENLKPVGREAVIPYSPYAPKEKSWLPLAISLYKEGRLEGQRPIEGGKPIPFVSTWTISSLPLEQTRFRLQFNGSAELSYEIALQNADFICHLITVIKTYHKEGIVDYPKELYRELLKIPVS from the coding sequence ATGTCCATTGAAAACTTAAAACCGGTTGGCAGAGAAGCAGTTATTCCCTATAGTCCTTATGCTCCAAAAGAGAAAAGCTGGTTACCTTTAGCGATTAGTTTATATAAGGAGGGAAGATTAGAAGGACAACGACCGATTGAAGGTGGCAAACCGATTCCATTTGTTTCCACATGGACGATTTCTTCTCTTCCCTTAGAACAAACTCGCTTTCGCCTACAGTTTAATGGCAGTGCTGAACTCAGTTATGAAATTGCGCTCCAAAATGCCGATTTTATCTGTCATTTAATCACAGTGATTAAAACCTATCATAAAGAAGGAATTGTGGACTATCCCAAAGAGTTATATCGGGAATTGCTGAAAATTCCCGTTAGTTAA
- the psbA gene encoding photosystem II q(b) protein: protein MTTTFQQQQSQNLWERFCQWVTSTENRLYIGWFGILMIPTILTATTCFIIAFIAAPPVDIDGVREPVAGSLLYGNNIITAAVVPTSNAIGLHFYPIWEATTLEEWLYNGGPYQLIIFHFLIGIFAYLGREWELSYRLGMRPWIAVAFSAPVAAATAVLFVYSIGQGSFSDGLPLGISGTFNFMFVLQAEHNVLMHPFHMIGVAGVFGGALFSAMHGSLVTSSLVRETTENESQNNGYKFGQEEETYNIVAAHGYFGRLIFQYASFNNSRSLHFFLAAWPVIGIWFAAMAVSSFAFNINGFNFNQSVLDSQGRVLQTWADVLNRANLGIEVMHERNVHNFPLDLAAGEATPVAMKAPEINS, encoded by the coding sequence ATGACAACCACCTTTCAACAACAGCAAAGCCAGAATCTCTGGGAACGATTTTGTCAATGGGTCACCAGCACCGAAAACCGCCTTTATATCGGTTGGTTTGGTATTCTGATGATTCCGACGATCTTAACTGCAACCACCTGCTTCATCATTGCGTTTATTGCAGCCCCTCCCGTAGATATTGATGGCGTGCGCGAACCAGTTGCGGGTTCTCTCCTTTACGGAAATAACATCATCACGGCTGCTGTTGTCCCAACTTCCAATGCCATTGGCTTACACTTCTATCCCATCTGGGAAGCGACAACTTTGGAAGAATGGCTTTATAACGGTGGTCCTTACCAACTCATCATCTTCCACTTCTTAATTGGAATTTTTGCTTATCTGGGACGGGAATGGGAACTGTCCTATCGTCTCGGAATGCGTCCTTGGATTGCAGTTGCCTTTTCTGCTCCCGTTGCTGCTGCAACTGCTGTCTTATTCGTCTATTCCATTGGACAAGGATCATTCTCTGATGGTTTACCCTTAGGCATTAGTGGGACATTCAACTTCATGTTTGTATTGCAAGCTGAGCACAATGTCTTAATGCACCCCTTCCACATGATTGGAGTTGCTGGTGTCTTTGGCGGTGCGCTTTTCTCCGCCATGCACGGTTCTCTCGTCACTTCCAGCTTAGTTCGTGAAACCACCGAAAACGAAAGTCAAAACAACGGCTACAAATTCGGACAAGAAGAAGAAACCTATAACATTGTTGCAGCACACGGCTACTTTGGTCGCCTAATCTTCCAATATGCCAGCTTCAACAACAGCCGTAGCCTCCACTTCTTCCTCGCTGCTTGGCCCGTAATTGGCATCTGGTTTGCTGCCATGGCAGTTTCCTCTTTCGCCTTTAATATCAACGGCTTTAACTTCAACCAGTCTGTTTTAGATAGCCAAGGTCGTGTTCTTCAGACTTGGGCTGATGTCCTCAACCGCGCTAACTTAGGAATTGAAGTGATGCACGAGCGTAACGTCCACAACTTCCCCTTAGACTTAGCTGCTGGTGAAGCCACCCCAGTTGCCATGAAAGCACCTGAAATCAACAGTTAA
- a CDS encoding acetolactate synthase large subunit — protein MNTAELLVKCLENEGVEYIFGLPGEENLDLLEALKDSSIQFITVRHEQGAAFMADVYGRLTGKAGVCLSTLGPGATNLMTGVADANLDGAPLIAITGQVGTDRMHIESHQYLDLVAMFAPVTKWNKQIVRPNTTPELLRRAFKIAQQEKPGAVHIDLPENIAAMPAEGLPLAKDGREQIYASSGSIEKAAEVISKADNPVILAGNGVIRSQAAQQLTTFATRLNIPVVNTFMGKGAIPYTHPLSLWTVGLQQRDFISCAFEQSDLVIAIGYDLIEYSPKRWNPNGTTPILHIAETASEIDSSYIPLGEVVGDIGNSLDQIIEQVHRDGKPLPIFANVRSEIRADYEFYAHDEEFPIKPQKIIYDLRQVMGAQDIVISDVGAHKMWMARHYHCESPNTCLISNGFAAMGISIPGALAAKLLYPEQNVVAVTGDGGFMMNCQELETALRVGTNFVTLIFNDSGYGLIGWKQMNHFGASSFIEFGNPDFVKFADSMGLKGYRVESVADLIPTLKEAQSQNVPTVIDCPVDYRENVKFSKKAGELICRI, from the coding sequence ATGAATACTGCTGAATTATTAGTCAAATGCTTAGAAAATGAAGGCGTAGAATATATTTTTGGACTGCCTGGAGAAGAAAATCTTGATCTCCTCGAAGCCCTAAAAGACTCTTCCATCCAGTTTATTACTGTCCGCCATGAACAGGGAGCAGCCTTCATGGCAGATGTTTATGGACGACTCACAGGAAAAGCAGGAGTTTGTCTATCAACATTGGGACCCGGTGCAACCAACTTAATGACAGGAGTTGCTGATGCGAATCTCGATGGGGCTCCCCTGATTGCGATTACGGGTCAAGTGGGAACGGATCGGATGCACATTGAATCTCATCAATATCTTGATTTAGTTGCGATGTTTGCACCAGTTACAAAATGGAACAAGCAAATCGTCCGACCCAATACAACCCCAGAATTACTCCGTCGTGCCTTTAAAATTGCTCAGCAAGAAAAACCTGGTGCGGTTCATATCGATTTACCAGAAAATATTGCAGCGATGCCTGCTGAGGGGCTTCCCCTCGCTAAAGATGGACGAGAACAAATTTATGCCTCTTCTGGCAGTATTGAAAAAGCAGCAGAGGTCATCAGTAAGGCAGATAATCCAGTGATTCTCGCTGGCAATGGCGTGATTCGTTCCCAAGCAGCCCAACAACTGACCACATTCGCCACTCGTTTAAATATTCCTGTTGTCAATACCTTTATGGGAAAAGGAGCAATTCCTTATACCCATCCCCTTTCCCTATGGACAGTGGGCTTACAACAACGAGACTTTATTAGTTGTGCTTTTGAACAAAGCGATTTAGTGATTGCCATCGGATATGACTTAATCGAATACTCGCCAAAGCGTTGGAATCCTAACGGCACAACTCCAATTTTACATATTGCTGAAACTGCCTCAGAAATTGACAGTAGCTATATTCCATTGGGTGAAGTCGTCGGTGATATTGGCAATTCTCTGGATCAGATTATAGAACAAGTGCATCGAGACGGAAAACCGCTTCCCATTTTTGCTAATGTCCGCTCCGAAATTCGTGCTGATTATGAGTTTTATGCCCATGACGAGGAGTTTCCGATTAAGCCCCAAAAAATCATTTATGATCTGCGACAAGTGATGGGAGCGCAAGATATTGTGATTTCTGATGTGGGGGCTCATAAAATGTGGATGGCACGACATTATCACTGTGAATCCCCCAATACTTGCCTCATTTCCAACGGTTTTGCAGCAATGGGAATTAGCATTCCAGGCGCATTAGCAGCCAAACTGTTATATCCCGAGCAGAATGTGGTGGCAGTAACGGGAGATGGAGGCTTTATGATGAATTGCCAAGAACTAGAAACGGCGTTACGAGTGGGTACTAATTTTGTCACTCTTATATTTAACGACAGTGGCTATGGTTTAATTGGCTGGAAACAAATGAATCATTTCGGAGCGTCTTCTTTTATTGAATTTGGTAATCCTGATTTTGTCAAATTTGCAGACAGTATGGGCTTAAAAGGCTATCGCGTGGAATCAGTTGCTGATTTGATCCCAACTTTAAAGGAAGCCCAATCGCAAAATGTCCCCACAGTCATTGATTGTCCCGTCGATTACAGGGAAAATGTGAAATTTTCTAAAAAAGCAGGGGAACTGATCTGTCGCATTTGA
- a CDS encoding SDR family oxidoreductase, whose product MEGKVIVIVGATGGIGSTLTHYLSETGANLVLAAKESAKLSALVSQLSVAERVLSVPTDITDPEQVKTLMEKTIAQFGQIDVLVNAAGAGILKPHQKIEPSDLDQMLDLNLKGSFYTSQAAADVMRQQKSGQICNIIGILGKHPMAMGSAYCASKFGAVGFSKCLAEELKRYGVKMTLFYFGGVNTPFWDQAGLKVDREKMLSADTAAQAILFALQAEPNAVPTEINIQPDNHLFF is encoded by the coding sequence ATGGAAGGCAAAGTTATTGTTATCGTTGGGGCAACAGGCGGAATTGGCTCAACCCTGACTCATTATCTCTCAGAAACTGGGGCAAATCTGGTTTTAGCAGCAAAAGAGAGTGCCAAGTTATCCGCATTAGTCTCTCAGTTATCCGTAGCGGAAAGAGTGTTGAGTGTCCCCACTGATATCACTGATCCAGAACAAGTGAAAACCTTAATGGAAAAGACGATCGCGCAGTTTGGTCAAATTGATGTCCTTGTCAATGCAGCAGGCGCAGGGATTCTCAAACCTCATCAAAAAATTGAACCCAGCGATCTTGATCAAATGCTGGATCTAAACTTAAAAGGGAGTTTCTACACCTCCCAAGCAGCAGCAGATGTCATGCGCCAGCAAAAATCAGGGCAAATTTGTAATATCATTGGCATTTTAGGGAAACACCCCATGGCGATGGGAAGTGCTTACTGTGCCTCTAAATTTGGGGCTGTGGGCTTTAGTAAATGTCTCGCGGAAGAACTCAAACGCTATGGGGTTAAAATGACCTTATTCTACTTTGGTGGCGTGAATACGCCGTTTTGGGATCAAGCTGGCTTAAAAGTGGATCGGGAAAAAATGCTGAGTGCAGACACCGCAGCACAAGCGATTTTATTTGCGCTGCAAGCCGAACCCAATGCAGTTCCCACAGAAATAAACATCCAACCTGATAATCATTTATTTTTCTAG
- the hppD gene encoding 4-hydroxyphenylpyruvate dioxygenase: MQIDQIHFYLDNASQWRDWFIAQMGFEAIASGNSDPNTLVEVVKSGAAEFLLYSPQNDKSPVADYLKHHPPGVAAITFAVSQLEDYLSQGLRSHVTFLQPLQTIQTDLGCLKWCQISGMTGLIHTLVERTGKTPLLPSRPHWLQKSPVTSARGCYFTGIDHLVLNVPQGELKPTVEWYERIFGWQRKQAFSIATARSGLHSQVLVSPNGAVQFPINEPSSDHSQIQEFLDFNRGAGIQHIALSTPNITAVTLKLKQQGVSFLRVPETYYRELQERFRELPFSESEWAHLQKAQVLVDCEAQEEDSSNLDSSRRPLLLQIFTQPIFAEPTFFFELIERRDRAQGFGEGNFRALFAAIEREQQERR; encoded by the coding sequence ATGCAGATTGATCAGATTCACTTTTATCTGGACAACGCTTCCCAGTGGCGCGATTGGTTTATTGCTCAGATGGGGTTTGAAGCCATTGCGTCTGGAAACAGCGACCCCAACACCCTTGTGGAAGTGGTTAAAAGCGGGGCTGCAGAATTCTTGCTGTACTCCCCGCAAAATGACAAAAGCCCAGTTGCGGATTACCTGAAACATCACCCTCCAGGAGTCGCAGCCATTACCTTTGCTGTTTCTCAACTTGAAGACTATCTTTCTCAAGGACTGCGCTCCCATGTTACCTTTCTGCAACCTCTACAAACCATTCAAACAGACCTGGGTTGCCTGAAATGGTGTCAAATTTCAGGGATGACAGGGCTAATTCATACCTTAGTGGAACGGACGGGAAAAACGCCACTATTGCCTTCCCGTCCGCACTGGCTGCAAAAATCTCCAGTGACTTCAGCACGAGGATGCTATTTTACAGGGATTGATCATTTGGTGTTGAATGTTCCTCAGGGGGAATTAAAGCCAACGGTTGAGTGGTATGAACGGATCTTTGGTTGGCAGCGTAAACAAGCCTTTTCTATTGCAACAGCGCGATCGGGCTTGCATTCGCAGGTTTTGGTCTCACCAAACGGTGCTGTGCAGTTTCCCATTAACGAACCCAGTTCTGATCACTCCCAAATTCAAGAATTTCTTGACTTTAATCGTGGCGCTGGCATTCAACATATTGCCCTGAGTACGCCGAATATAACGGCGGTGACCCTAAAACTCAAACAGCAAGGGGTCTCATTTTTAAGAGTCCCAGAAACCTATTATCGGGAATTACAAGAAAGATTTCGGGAATTGCCTTTTTCGGAGTCGGAATGGGCCCATCTTCAAAAGGCTCAAGTTTTAGTGGATTGTGAAGCGCAAGAGGAAGATTCCTCGAATTTAGATTCCTCGCGAAGACCATTACTCTTACAGATTTTTACACAACCTATTTTTGCAGAACCGACCTTCTTTTTTGAATTAATTGAACGGCGCGATCGCGCTCAAGGGTTTGGAGAGGGAAATTTCCGCGCTCTCTTCGCAGCCATTGAACGAGAACAACAGGAGAGAAGATGA
- a CDS encoding NAD-dependent succinate-semialdehyde dehydrogenase: MSIATINPATGKTIKHFQNLTTEEIEKKLTRAEATFSHFRKTSFSQRKQWLENAAAILEGDAEKFAEIMTTEMGKTFPSAVAEVKKCALVCRYYAEHGEEFLADEYTETDASKSYISYQPLGVILAVMPWNFPFWQVFRFAAPTLMAGNVGVLKHASNVPECALAIEAILESAGFPKGVFQTLLITSSQVKQVIQDERVKGATLTGSEAAGANLASLAGRDIKPTLLELGGSDPFIVFPSADWEEAVKVGTFARTMNNGQSCIAAKRFILHESIAPEFLEKLRLEFASLKVGKPMSPETDVGPLASASALTAIAQQVEQAVALGAKVIIGGEKLDHPGYFYPPTILTDLPTDAPLMQEEFFAPVALVFTVKDIESAIALANNIPFGLGSSVWTNNAEEQTQFIQNIEAGAVFINGLVKSDPRLPFGGIKRSGYGRELGKPGIRAFVNAKTVWIQ, from the coding sequence ATGTCAATCGCCACAATCAATCCTGCGACTGGAAAAACCATCAAGCATTTTCAAAACCTGACCACGGAAGAAATAGAGAAGAAACTGACAAGAGCAGAGGCAACCTTTAGTCATTTTCGGAAAACGAGCTTTTCCCAACGAAAACAATGGTTAGAAAATGCAGCAGCAATTTTAGAGGGGGATGCAGAAAAGTTTGCAGAAATTATGACAACGGAAATGGGAAAAACCTTCCCCAGTGCAGTTGCAGAAGTGAAAAAATGTGCTTTAGTTTGTCGTTATTATGCTGAGCATGGTGAAGAATTCCTAGCAGATGAATATACGGAAACAGATGCCAGCAAAAGTTATATTTCTTATCAACCATTGGGCGTTATTTTAGCTGTCATGCCTTGGAATTTTCCCTTCTGGCAAGTCTTTCGTTTTGCTGCTCCCACTTTGATGGCGGGGAATGTTGGTGTCCTGAAACACGCCTCGAATGTCCCTGAATGTGCTTTAGCCATAGAAGCGATTCTCGAAAGTGCTGGTTTTCCAAAAGGGGTTTTTCAAACGTTATTGATTACTTCTTCCCAAGTGAAACAGGTGATTCAAGATGAGCGGGTGAAAGGAGCAACTCTTACAGGAAGTGAAGCTGCAGGAGCAAATTTAGCGTCTTTAGCGGGGCGGGACATTAAACCAACTCTATTGGAGTTGGGTGGGAGTGATCCTTTTATTGTCTTCCCGTCAGCAGATTGGGAGGAAGCGGTGAAAGTAGGGACATTTGCGCGAACCATGAATAATGGTCAGTCTTGTATTGCTGCCAAACGATTTATTCTTCATGAGTCGATCGCGCCAGAATTTTTAGAAAAATTGCGCCTCGAATTTGCCAGTTTGAAAGTGGGCAAGCCAATGTCACCCGAAACGGATGTTGGTCCGTTAGCCAGTGCATCTGCTTTAACCGCGATCGCGCAACAAGTGGAGCAAGCGGTGGCCCTCGGGGCAAAAGTGATCATTGGCGGTGAAAAGCTCGATCATCCAGGTTATTTTTATCCACCGACAATCTTGACAGATTTACCAACTGATGCACCATTAATGCAAGAAGAATTTTTCGCACCTGTGGCGTTAGTCTTTACCGTCAAAGACATTGAGAGCGCGATCGCGCTGGCTAATAATATTCCTTTTGGACTCGGTAGTAGTGTCTGGACAAATAACGCGGAAGAACAAACTCAGTTTATCCAAAATATCGAAGCTGGGGCTGTCTTTATCAATGGTCTTGTCAAGTCCGATCCGCGTTTGCCTTTCGGCGGTATTAAACGATCTGGTTATGGTCGCGAGTTAGGAAAACCAGGCATTCGTGCATTTGTTAATGCGAAAACGGTTTGGATTCAATAA